The following are encoded together in the Lactuca sativa cultivar Salinas chromosome 1, Lsat_Salinas_v11, whole genome shotgun sequence genome:
- the LOC111899397 gene encoding uncharacterized protein LOC111899397 encodes MKLIKPYLYCYDSVASLPTALTSTLSLLAAVCRRRSCEATGRRPSIATATPSHPTPVHVILWCSRMTTIGTTMGQQPNTTNKPESKNATKIQNSASGFKRWGRKGPFIRYGLPMISLTVFGALGLGHLLQGSKDIAKVKDDQEWEILETKKALSRTGPIEAYKPKNLSIEEELKALQKSVDINNYEYKKIPKPNEGT; translated from the exons ATGAAACTAATAAAACCTTACCTTTATTGTTACGACTCCGTTGCCTCTCTCCCGACTGCTCTCACGTCAACTCTCTCCCTGCTCGCCGCCGTATGCCGTCGCCGCTCCTGTGAGGCCACCGGAAGGAGACCTTCGATAGCCACAGCTACACCGTCGCACCCCACCCCAG tacatgtcattttgtggtgtTCAAGGATGACAACAATTGGAACAACAATGGGTCAACAACCTAATACTACTAACAAACCTGAATCTAAAAATGCTACTAAAATTCAGAATTCAGCTTCAGGGTTCAAAAGATGGGGAAGAAAAGGTCCATTTATCAGATATGGACTTCCTATGATTTCACTCACTGTGTTTGGAGCACTTGGGTTAGGTCATCTTTTACAGGGAAG CAAGGATATAGCTAAGGTGAAAGATGATCAAGAGTGGGAGATTCTTGAAACTAAAAAAGCCCTTTCAAGAACAGGGCCCATTGAAGCTTACAAGCCTAAAAACTTGTCAATAGAGGAGGAGCTAAAG GCTTTACAGAAGAGTGTTGACATAAACAACTATGAATATAAGAAAATTCCTAAGCCAAATGAAGGTACATGA
- the LOC111899399 gene encoding uncharacterized protein At2g34460, chloroplastic — translation MASKLSSLTPITDLTIHRSPKFHTQFLQTSLVFRSFSSSSSSSLHTKLHSSELNSRRNSFVCSNSLKQETVQNPTESPSPLTSSNKLVLVTGGTGGVGQLVVASLLNRNVRLRLLLRDPEKAKSLFGEHEEEKLQVMKCDTRNAGGLDPSMFEGVTHVICCTGTTAFPSRRWDGDNTPERVDWEGVRNLVSTLPQSLSRIILVSSVGVTKSNELPWSIMNLFGVLKYKKMGEDFVRNSGIPYTIIRPGRLTDGPYTSYDLNTLLKATAGERRAVLIGQGDKLVGEVSRLVVAEACIQALDIDFTEGQIYEINSVPGDGPGSNTEKWKELFKAAQIQ, via the exons ATGGCTTCCAAGCTATCATCACTCACTCCGATTACAGACCTTACAATCCACAGAAGCCCGAAATTCCACACACAATTTCTTCAAACCAGCCTTGTTTTCCGTTCCTTTTCATCATCCTCATCTTCATCGCTTCATACAAAACTTCATAGTTCAGAGCTCAATTCAAGGCGGAATTCATTTGTTTGTAGCAATTCACTGAAACAGGAAACAGTTCAGAATCCTACCGAATCTCCTTCACCTCTTACTTCGTCTAACAAGCTTGTTCTTGTCACCGGAGGCACTGGAGGAGTAG GACAATTAGTGGTAGCGTCATTGCTAAATCGGAATGTTAGATTGCGCCTGTTACTCCGAGATCCAGAGAAAGCAAAATCTCTATTTGGAGAACATGAAGAGGAGAAATTGCAG GTGATGAAATGTGACACTCGAAATGCAGGGGGTCTTGATCCATCAATGTTTGAG GGTGTGACTCATGTTATTTGCTGCACAGGCACTACTGCCTTTCCATCAAGGCGATGGGATGGAGATAACACCCCCGAAAGAGTAG ATTGGGAAGGCGTGAGAAACCTTGTGTCAACACTGCCTCAATCCTTATCAAGAATCATCCTCGTTTCATCAGTAGGAGTAACCAAGTCTAATGAACTACCATGGAG CATCATGAATCTTTTTGGTGTTCTGAAATATAAGAAGATGGGGGAGGATTTTGTTCGTAACTCTGGCATTCCTTACACAATAATAAG ACCTGGTAGGTTGACAGATGGACCTTACACGTCATATGATCTAAATACTTTGCTCAAAGCTACAGCAGGAGAAAGACGAGCTGTCCTTATTGGTCAAG GAGATAAACTGGTAGGAGAGGTTAGCAGGCTGGTAGTTGCTGAAGCTTGCATACAAGCATTGGATATAGATTTTACTGAAGGTCAAATATACGAAATCAATTCAGTCCCA GGTGATGGACCTGGAAGCAACACAGAAAAATGGAAAGAATTATTTAAAGCTGCTCAAATCCAATAA
- the LOC111899398 gene encoding phosphatidylinositol N-acetylglucosaminyltransferase subunit A isoform X1 codes for MESNHVKHSILMVSDFFYPNFGGVENHIYLLSQCLLKLGHKVVVMTHAYANRSGVRYMTNGLKVYYVPWKPFLMQNTLPTFYGTLPIVRTIIIRENISLIHGHQAFSTLCHEALMHARTMGYKVLFTDHSLYGFADIGSIHMNKVLQFTLADVSQAICVSHTSKENTVLRSGLPPEKVFVIPNAVDTTMFKPASERLVMDPIVIVVISRLVYRKGADLLVEVIPEICRLYPNVRFIIGGDGPKRVRLEEMREKHSLQDRVDMLGAVPHAKVRSVLNSGHIFLNSSLTEAFCIAILEAASCGLLTVSTCVGGVPEVLPDDMIVLAKPDPSDMVHAIKKAIKILPQIDPQEMHLRIKGMYSWQDVAKRTEIVYDRALKCPDQSLLERLSRYLTCGAWAGKLFCLVMIVDYILWRLLQVWQPDTEVEVVPDLNLSRSNRVTQVHPSNVSS; via the exons ATTTCGGTGGTGTAGAGAATCACATCTATCTCTTATCACAATGCTTGCTTAAACTTGGCCACAAG GTTGTGGTCATGACTCATGCATATGCAAATCGTTCAGGGGTAAGATACATGACAAACGGATTAAAAGTCTATTATGTCCCTTGGAAACCATTTCTAATGCAAAACACATTACCAACATTCTATGGAACACTTCCAATTGTGAGAACAATCATCATTCGTGAAAACATCTCATTAATCCATGGTCATCAAGCCTTTTCAACTCTTTGTCATGAAGCTTTAATGCATGCAAGAACAATGGGCTACAAAGTTTTATTCACTGATCATTCATTATATGGTTTTGCTGATATTGGAAGCATTCATATGAACAAAGTACTTCAATTTACTTTAGCAGATGTGAGTCAAGCCATTTGTGTCTCACATACAAGTAAAGAAAACACAGTTTTAAGATCAGGGCTTCCACCCGAAAAGGTTTTTGTTATCCCAAATGCTGTAGACACAACCATGTTCAAACCTGCTTCAGAAAGACTTGTTATGGATCCGATTGTTATTGTTGTCATTAGTAGATTGGTTTATAGAAAAGGTGCAGATTTATTGGTTGAAGTTATTCCTGAAATATGCCGTTTGTACCCCAAT gtGCGATTCATTATTGGAGGAGATGGACCCAAAAGGgtaagattggaagaaatgaggGAAAAACATTCTCTTCAAGATAGAGTTGATATGTTAGGTGCTGTTCCACATGCTAAAGTGAGATCTGTTTTGAACTCTGGTCATATATTCTTGAACAG TTCTCTTACAGAGGCATTCTGCATAGCAATACTAGAGGCTGCTAGTTGTGGATTATTAACAGTGAGTACATGTGTTGGGGGTGTACCTGAG GTTCTACCAGATGATATGATAGTTCTTGCTAAGCCAGATCCTAGTGATATGGTTCATGCAATCAAAAAAGCAATCAAGATTCTTCCTCAAATTGATCCACAAGAAATGCATCTTCGT ATCAAAGGAATGTACAGTTGGCAAGATGTTGCCAAAAGAACAGAGATTGTGTATGATCGTGCCTTAAAATGTCCCGATCAAAGCCTCTTGGAAAGACTCTCTCG GTATCTTACATGTGGTGCTTGGGCTGGGAAGCTTTTTTGTTTAGTTATGATTGTTGATTATATCTTATGGCGATTATTACAAGTGTGGCAG CCGGATACGGAAGTTGAGGTGGTTCCTGATTTAAACCTAAGCAGATCCAATCGTGTTACACAAGTTCACCCCTCTAATGTATCTAGTTAA
- the LOC111899398 gene encoding phosphatidylinositol N-acetylglucosaminyltransferase subunit A isoform X2, whose translation MESNHVKHSILMVSDFFYPNFGGVENHIYLLSQCLLKLGHKVVVMTHAYANRSGVRYMTNGLKVYYVPWKPFLMQNTLPTFYGTLPIVRTIIIRENISLIHGHQAFSTLCHEALMHARTMGYKVLFTDHSLYGFADIGSIHMNKVLQFTLADVSQAICVSHTSKENTVLRSGLPPEKVFVIPNAVDTTMFKPASERLVMDPIVIVVISRLVYRKGADLLVEVIPEICRLYPNVRFIIGGDGPKRVRLEEMREKHSLQDRVDMLGAVPHAKVRSVLNSGHIFLNSSLTEAFCIAILEAASCGLLTVSTCVGGVPEVLPDDMIVLAKPDPSDMVHAIKKAIKILPQIDPQEMHLRVSYMWCLGWEAFLFSYDC comes from the exons ATTTCGGTGGTGTAGAGAATCACATCTATCTCTTATCACAATGCTTGCTTAAACTTGGCCACAAG GTTGTGGTCATGACTCATGCATATGCAAATCGTTCAGGGGTAAGATACATGACAAACGGATTAAAAGTCTATTATGTCCCTTGGAAACCATTTCTAATGCAAAACACATTACCAACATTCTATGGAACACTTCCAATTGTGAGAACAATCATCATTCGTGAAAACATCTCATTAATCCATGGTCATCAAGCCTTTTCAACTCTTTGTCATGAAGCTTTAATGCATGCAAGAACAATGGGCTACAAAGTTTTATTCACTGATCATTCATTATATGGTTTTGCTGATATTGGAAGCATTCATATGAACAAAGTACTTCAATTTACTTTAGCAGATGTGAGTCAAGCCATTTGTGTCTCACATACAAGTAAAGAAAACACAGTTTTAAGATCAGGGCTTCCACCCGAAAAGGTTTTTGTTATCCCAAATGCTGTAGACACAACCATGTTCAAACCTGCTTCAGAAAGACTTGTTATGGATCCGATTGTTATTGTTGTCATTAGTAGATTGGTTTATAGAAAAGGTGCAGATTTATTGGTTGAAGTTATTCCTGAAATATGCCGTTTGTACCCCAAT gtGCGATTCATTATTGGAGGAGATGGACCCAAAAGGgtaagattggaagaaatgaggGAAAAACATTCTCTTCAAGATAGAGTTGATATGTTAGGTGCTGTTCCACATGCTAAAGTGAGATCTGTTTTGAACTCTGGTCATATATTCTTGAACAG TTCTCTTACAGAGGCATTCTGCATAGCAATACTAGAGGCTGCTAGTTGTGGATTATTAACAGTGAGTACATGTGTTGGGGGTGTACCTGAG GTTCTACCAGATGATATGATAGTTCTTGCTAAGCCAGATCCTAGTGATATGGTTCATGCAATCAAAAAAGCAATCAAGATTCTTCCTCAAATTGATCCACAAGAAATGCATCTTCGT GTATCTTACATGTGGTGCTTGGGCTGGGAAGCTTTTTTGTTTAGTTATGATTGTTGA